The following are encoded in a window of Harmonia axyridis chromosome 7, icHarAxyr1.1, whole genome shotgun sequence genomic DNA:
- the LOC123684828 gene encoding coiled-coil domain-containing protein 170, which yields MAEETSTDPVGEKGVTGNAEEDWQIFDILCRGNKMDENEVDITTALKSELAALQYKRDRLTAELEDMRCQFRSRDQRCLELQVEAEQLREQSARQNAIISSLKKRIHDLEDRERNLYSAQSRSEIAYQTALRDNKYHEEKIKDLEQKLRSTEMDLTSQEQKKESARLQMQDFIRRLCVALGSDISDSAHMSPEALVHKASELVQDTSRLRSRTTNINDTLATVELELRTCRENLERAISDKECLQRQAASQALEIDRLKQEKESLEMLHRSNERELVELREKLSYSNKSLGSASGNLAQQEATVCQLREELKTRDERIQRIQNENRHFLESLAILLSTPSRFVESLEVTIKDRIRDLTTEIKEKTAQLESTKENLNTEQQQFSRQISLYDQATARIRSLEDEKAHLESRLNKAENDITSCEMAKDGFRRDKQTFLNFLERLARALNMEEMANDIGVDLHTESLLLRAEQLSRLESDKLVDKTALVYQLQRRVRNLREQVQRKDLHLDLLRRKLNLQEDNMKNKCILQSERDEANARIKKLIKQVDHLQVQLSEAKSHIRDLNSQLAEAADYKITALERGRKIEDLQKRLIESETLRTKYNRKLTQLKDQVRTTGETIDQERNISEHSMQLLRDELSRVKDTLSEIQRREAQLQSFKSSIAKILGVALPMPDYELIGRLQKLVDAHHDFTLVSRRYDDPVLRLATRSPTGGSRVSRTPDRSRYDDSGYTDGVDIDDIDDDLFKRPSRPI from the exons ATGGCCGAAGAAACGTCTACAGATCCTGTAGGAGAGAAAGGGGTGACCGGTAACGCTGAAGAGGATTGGCAGATATTTGACATTCTCTGTAGAGGAAACAAG ATGGATGAAAACGAAGTGGACATAACAACTGCCCTAAAGAGCGAGTTAGCTGCTCTTCAGTACAAGCGAGATCGACTCACAGCAGAATTGGAAGATATGAGGTGCCAGTTCAGATCTCGAGATCAAAGATGCTTAGAGCTTCAGGTGGAGGCAGAGCAGCTGAGAGAGCAATCTGCACGTCAGAATGCCATAATATCATCGCTGAAGAAACGAATTCACGACCTGGAAGACAGAGAGAGAAACCTATACTCGGCCCAGAGTAGGAGCGAAATAGCCTATCAAACTGCCTTAAGAGACAATAAATaccatgaagaaaaaataaaagatttggAACAGAAATTGAGGAGCACCGAAATGGACCTTACTTCTCAAGAGCAGAAGAAGGAATCTGCTAGGTTGCAGATGCAAGATTTCATCAGGAGATTGTGTGTTGCTTTGGGGTCGGATATAAGTGATAGTGCTCATATGTCCCCAGAAGCTTTAGTGCATAAGGCTTCAGAATTAGTACAG GACACTTCCCGTTTGAGGAGCAGGACTACCAACATTAATGACACGTTAGCAACGGTGGAACTTGAATTGAGAACGTGTCGAGAAAACTTAGAAAGGGCAATATCGGATAAGGAATGCCTACAGAGGCAAGCAGCATCTCAAGCTCTGGAAATCGACAGGCTGAAGCAAGAAAAAGAATCGTTGGAGATGCTACACAGATCAAATGAGAGAGAGTTGGTGGAACTGAGAGAAAAGCTTTCCTATTCGAACAAAAGTTTGGGTTCTGCAAGTGGAAATCTCGCCCAGCAGGAAGCAACAGTTTGCCAGTTGAGAG AGGAATTAAAAACACGTGATGAAAGAATACAGCGTATCCAGAATGAAAATCGTCATTTTTTGGAATCATTGGCCATCTTATTGAGCACACCCTCACGTTTCGTCGAGTCTCTTGAAGTAACAATCAAGGATCGAATAAGAGATTTAACGACGGAGATCAAGGAAAAAACTGCG caattggaatcaacaaAAGAGAACCTCAATACCGAGCAGCAGCAGTTTTCTCGTCAGATATCCTTGTATGATCAAGCCACTGCCAGGATACGAAGTCTTGAAGATGAAAAAGCTCATTTAGAATCTCGTTTGAATAAAGCTGAGAATGATATAACAAGTTGCGAAATGGCTAAAGATGGATTCAGGAGGGACAAGCAAACG tttttgaactTTTTGGAACGTCTTGCTAGAGCTCTAAATATGGAAGAAATGGCTAATGATATCGGAGTGGATTTGCATACAGAATCTCTTTTGCTGAGAGCTGAACAATTGTCCAGATTAGAAAGTGACAAGTTAGTTGATAAG ACTGCTTTGGTATATCAACTCCAAAGAAGAGTTCGGAATCTGAGAGAACAGGTGCAGAGGAAAGATCTTCATCTAGATCTCTTGAGAAGGAAACTAAATCTACAAGAAGACAATATGAAGAATAAATGCATACTACAGAGCGAAAGGGATGAAGCCAACGCACGAATCAAAAAATTGATCAAACAAGTGGATCACCTTCAGGTTCAACTATCAGAAGCGAAGTCGCATATCAGAGATCTTAATAGTCAATTAGCGGAAGCTGCAGATTATAAG ATAACTGCGTTGGAGAGAGGAAGAAAAATAGAAGACCTCCAAAAGAGACTGATAGAATCGGAAACACTTCGAACCAAATACAACAGGAAACTTACTCAGCTCAAGGATCAAGTAAGAACCACTGGAGAAACAATAGATCAAGAGAGAAATATAAGCGAGCATTCGATGCAGCTTCTAAGAGATGAACTATCCAGAGTGAAGGACACTCTATCGGAAATTCAGAGAAGGGAAGCTCAGCTACAAAGTTTTAAATCTTCAATTGCCAAGATCCTCGGAGTTGCACTGCCGATGCCAGACTACGAATTGATTGGGAGGTTGCAGAAGCTGGTAGATGCACACCACGATTTCACATTGGTATCTCGGAGATATGACGATCCAGTTCTGAGACTTGCCACCAGAAGCCCAACGGGTGGTAGCAGAGTTTCTAGGACACCAGATCGGTCTAGATACGATGATTCTGGATACACAGATGGCGTGGATATAGACGACATTGACGATGATTTATTCAAGAGACCTTCCAGGCCTATATGA